CCACTTACCCTCCAAGCAGGTCTCCCAAACCCTCAAAAAAGGACACAGATATAAAAGTCGAAGAGTTGAAGGCAAAACAGCCCCTCAGGACATACCATTAAGACGTGTAAAAGAACAAAAAATCATTAAAGCCTTACTGGGCGTTCGTGTCATGACGGCTCACCGGCCCAGTCTCCTCCCTAGCGGCGGTCTCGGAAATTTTCTCTGCCAGAAGCGAGATAAACGACACACCAGACACGGCGGGAAAGGAAATGAGTCCAGAATGTAAAAAGAAAAACTACAAGAGGATATGTGCCACCAGAGCATGTGTTAGCCGGGACGGACCCTACCGGGGCCCACGAGAGGCGGGGAGGGGCCCACGAGAGGCGGGGAGGGGCCACTCGGCTGGTGATGGCCCCACATCACgagaccaccaccgccgcccggcAAGTGTGGGGGGGCCCCCCCTCTTATGTAGGGGGGACTCCCTAGTGTTGGAACCACTCTTGTTGGGGGCCCCTAGTGTGAGGGTATTGAGTGCGGGGAACACCCTAATGTCCTGACCTCTAATGTGGGGCTATAGTTTGGGGCCCCTAGTGGGGGACCACCTGATCTGGGGGAAGGGTCACTGATGTTTAGGCCGGCAAACATGTGATATGGACCCTGGTAAGGAGCGGGAAGCAAGTGTGGGGGGCCGGAAAGAAAGTGTGGGGGCCGGAAAGCAAGTGTGGGGGCCGGAAAGCAAGTGTGGGGGCCGGAAAGAAAGTGTGGGGGGGCCAGAAAGCAAGTCTGGGGGCCGGAAAGCAAGTGTGGGGGGCCGGAAAGCAAGTGTGGGGGCCGGAAAGCAAGTGTGGGGGCCGGAAAGCAAGTGTGGGGGCCGGAAAGCAAGTGTGGGGGGCCGGAAAGCAGGTGTGGGGGGCACAGGCAGGTGGAAGCTAAAGACAAAAATTAGTGAGAGTAGCGCACTCGCCAGAAGACAATGCTCTCGGTGATGTGGCTCTCAAAGACATATTTCTATTTCTTGTAGTAATTACACAAAAAATAGTAATTAATATTAAAGCTacaaatgttgtgtgtgtgtctagtgCTTGAGGTCAGGTGAGTGAACACTCGGGTAAGTGGGTCATGTGAGTGATTCACCTGATTCACCTCACTGCCGGGTACCCTTGGTAGTATATATAAAGTAGGATGTCTGtcagcaacccatcctccgaattgactacgatttaatactaagtgtaataagtacactttctaactgtcataaccagtgcataattgcacttacggggctgttacatttacccaactccctcccccgatttaattcccctcgttttctgttaagacacacaattttaggatgaaattttcaatttcaacttgcaatacacaagttttaaatatcaagaatttttttctggtttattaaacaatatagattttatacaaaattttaaaatatcctgagttattttacaatttattgatatattttagttttgttttattagttttataaaactgtaatatcaatatagctataggttaagtactaattgtaattaagaagcaataaaattattatcttcaaaaactaagacggttaggtgaggttgtggttttctattcagttttttgggtaaactcaaatattcgcaatatatttgacagtacgatttaatactaagtgaaaataagtacaattcctaactgatatgaatagtacataattgcacttatttgtctccttacatttaccaccccatttttggaggacgggctgctgtcaGAGGTTGAAGACCAGACGCTAGGGGCTAGCCTCAAGGAACTTTGCATCGTGATTTGTGATTCAATGTTGAGTGTCATAGGGTGGTGTGGGCCAACTACAATGCCCCTCTTTAAGAGGGGTTGGCTCCTATTCACAATGACTCCTGCAAAATATAACATGAGGGTCTGAGTGTCCACAGAGTATCAAAGCAGATGTTAAAGCTGTTATTGACGTTAAATCAAGTGTGAATCAACTTCTAAAACGTTGACTGTTGCTCGAGCATCTTTCTTCCACTTGGAGAACGTTAAGGGGAAGGTAGGAAGaacggaaggaggaagagagaacgAGATGTAGGTACTatgggagaaggagtgtgaacgGGAAGGAGGGACGAAGGGAGGAAGAAAAgatggaagggagagagggagaaaaaaagaaggaagggagatagggagggagggagtgaaggTGAAAGAACGGGAGTGAAGCAGACACACAAATACATAAAAAcaaagacccgggcaccgccggctaCCCATCtactatatgtatgtgtgtgtgtgtgtgtgtatgtttgttatTGAGTTACTGGATATGACCAAACGGTTGGATCATCGAGTCCAGTACAAATTTCTtgtatatttcttatgttcttctttatTAGAAAAGGAAATTAAAATTAATGTTCAAAAATCACTCTGCAATAAAATTAACTTGAAAGTAAATGATGTGTTTCGTTTTAACTCTCGGCCTGTTGAGACGCAGAGGAAAAGTGGCCACAaacgttgttgttatagatttaactactcagaatggatataacaaaggagatattaatagggtattaaaagtatcaacacaagacagaacacgaaacaatgggtataaattggataagtttagatttaggaaagacttgggtaaatactggttcggtaacagggttgttgatttgtggaaccaattaccgcgtaacgtggtggatgtgaggtccctcgattgtttcaagcgtgggttggacaagtatatgagtgggattgggtggttatagataggagctgcctcgtatgggccaataggccttctgcagttacctttgttcttatgaatataaagttccaagtagcacaggctatggtgagcccgtataggAACAAACGAACACAAACTCACCGAGCGTCAACAGCCTGCTCATTGACACAGTTCAATAAAACACTCCCTTTCCAAGGTTGCACTCAAAATTTCACTCGCCTCTTCGCAGGGAAGAATCAAGGGAGCATTTTCTTACTGTGACCTTCGTCGTGTCTCCAGCAGCCTCTTCAACGGCTACTCCTTGTGGACACACACACCGGGTCATAACTATTCCCGACACTCACTGGTCGGGACCTTCACACTGATCCACTTACGTCCAAATGAGGGCACTTACAACTCCCCAGAGTGAACCCGGCGTGCTGTCGAGTTCCTTGCACTCTCAGCTGGTCCCTTCACcgccactactctctctctccagccttCTCCCAAAAGATCCACTTGGTGGGGTCAGAGTCCTCTTGCCTATCCTCTGGGCTCAACTCACACTGCCACCTAGACTGTGGTAACATTGTCATCCATGCGAGAGGCCCATGGCACCACAAGAGATACAAAATACTCCTAGAGCATTTGATCTGGAACATTTGAGGCATGACCTGGAACATTTGATGGCATGACCTGGAACATTTGATGGCATGACCTGGAACATTTGAGACATGACCTGGAACATTTGAGACATGACCTGGAACATTTGATGGCATGACCTGGAACATTTGATGGCATGACCTGGAACATTTGAGACATGACCTGGAACATTTGAGGCATGACCTGGAACATTTGAGGCATGACCTGGAACATTTGAGGCATGACCTGGAACATTTGAGGCATGACCTGGGACATTTGAGACATGACCTGGAACATTTGAGACATGACCTGGAACATTTGAGGCATGACCTGGAACATTTGAGGCATGACCTGGAACATTTGAGACATGACCTGGAACATTTGAGACATGACCTGGAACATTTGAGGCATGACCTGGAACATTTGAGGCATGACCTGGAACATTTGATGGCATGACCTGGAACATTTGATGGCATGACCTGGAACATTTGATGGCATGACCTGGAACATTTGATGGCATGACCTGGAACATTTGATGGCATGACCTGGAACATTTGATGGCATGACCTGGAACATTTGATGGCATGACCTGGAAGATAACACAATTCGCCAGTTAATGTCGTTAAACTCTTGCCTGACATATAAGGTCTTCATTAAAGCCCAAGGAAGAGGAAATCTTTGGAAGACTCTCTTAAACTCTTGAAGGCTTGCTTCCTCTCAGTAAAttcactgcctctctgtctctggtaATTTGAATGTGCTTGGCAATTCCCAGGTAATTTGCTTCTAGTTTACTCTCTCTTAACGACATTGCTTAACAATGGGCCAAAAAACTAAGAGGTTAATGAGAGCATAAGTTGCTGAATTTCCTGACTACGCTAAATGCCCCTTTCTTTATTGTCTCTATTACCATAGGGACCAAGGGGTAGAGGCACTGGAACCTCTGAGTCTCTGAtatggtaactgcagaaggcctattggcccatacgaggcagctcctatttataaccacccaatcccaatcatatacatgtccaatccatgcttgaaacaatcgagggaccccacctccaccatgttacgtggcaattggctccacaaatcaacaaccctgttactcaaccagtatttacccaagtctttcctaaatgagTATTTAACTTACAGCAAATACTACAAAAATAATTCATGTAACTCATTTGATATATTTTAGATGCCTCTGGGTAGCGGTATAATAATTCAGCTTCCGCACACTTGTCAGTATACACAACACAGCTAGTGCTGAGCACACAGGTTTTAGCCAGCCGTAAAGGACAGATGCTCACTAACTCATAATAGTTTACAATGACCATATAAAAACTAATTATTTCAATAATGTTTCAGAGTTATGTATAGAGTTGTGACGTCAATTGTTGCAATACAACTAAATCTCTCTTATATATTTACCTAGTACATCtcccctctatatatatatatgtcccacTCTCCCACATCCTCCCCCCACAGCCCACTCTCCCTCCAGCCCTGCACTCTCCCTCCAGCCCTGCACTCTCCCTCCAGCCCTGCACTCTCCCTCCAGCCCTGCACTCTCCCACATCCTCCCCCCACAGCCCACTCTCCCACATCCTCCCCCCACAGCCCACTCTCCCACATCCTCCCCCCACAGCCCACTCTCCCTCCAGCCCTGCACTCTCCCTCCAGCCCTGCACTCTCCCACATCCTCCCCCCACAGCCCACTCTCCCTCCAGCCCTGCACTCTCCCACATCCTCCCCCCACAGCCCACTCTCCCTCCAGCCCTGCACTCTCCCTCCAGCCCTGCACTCTCCCACATCCTCCCCCCACAGCCCACTCTCCCTCCAGCCCTGCACTCTCCCTCCAGCCCTGCACTCTCCCACATCCTCCCCCCACAGCCCACTCTCCCTCCAGCCCTGCACTCTCCCACATCCTCCCCCCACAGCCCACTCTCCCTCCAGCCCTGCACTCTCCCACATCCTCCCCCCACAGCCCACTCTCCCTCCAGCCCTGCACTCTCCCACATCCTCCCCCCACAGCCCACTCTCCCTCCAGCCCTGCACTCTCCCTCCAGCCCTGCACTCTCCCACATCCTCCCCCCACAGCCCACTCTCCCTCCAGCCCTGCACTCTCCCTCCAGCCCTGCACTCTCCCACATCCTCCCCCCACAGCCCACTCTCCCTCCAGCCCTGCACTCTCCCACATCCTCCCCCCACAGCCCACTCTCCCTCCAGCCCTGCACTCTCCCACATCCTCCCCCCACAGCCCACTCTCCCTCCAGCCCTGCACTCTCCCACATCCTCCCCCCACAGCCCACTCTCCCTCCAGCCCTGCACTCTCCCACATCCTCCCCCCACAGCCCACTCTCCCTCCAGCCCTGCACTCTCCCACATCCTCCCCCCACAACCCACTCTCCCTCCAGCCCTGCACTCTCCCACATCCTCCCCCCACAGCCCACTCTCCCTCCAGCCCTGCACTCTCCCACCAGCCCTGCACTCTCCCACCagcccaacactctccctccagcCCTGCACTCTCCCACCAGCCCTGTACTCTCCCACCAgcccaacactctcccaccagcccaacactctcccaccagcccaacactctcccaccagccCTGCACTCTCCCTCCAGCCCTGCACTCTCCCACCagcccaacactctccctccagcCCTGCACTCTCCCACCAGCCCTGTACTCTCCCACCAgcccaacactctcccaccagcccaacactctccctccagcCCTGCACTCTCCCACCAGCCTTGTACTCTCCCACCAGCCCTGCACTCTCCCACCAGCCCTGTACTCTCCCACCAgcccaacactctcccaccagccCTACACTCTCCCTCCAGCCCTGCACTCTCCCTCCAGCCCTGCACTCTCCCTCCAGCCCTGCACTCTCCCACCAGCCCTGCACTCTCCCTCCAGCCCTGCACTCTCCCACCAGCCCTGCACTCTCCCTCCAGCCCTGCACTCTCCCTCCAGCCCTGCACTCTCCCTCCAGCCCTGCACTCTCCCACCAgcccaacactctcccaccagcccaacactctccctccagcCCTGCACTCTCCCACCAGCCCTGTACTCTCCCACCAgcccaacactctcccaccagccCTGCACTCTCCCACCAGCCCTGCACTCTCCCACCAGCCCTGCACTCTCCCTCCAGCCCTGCACTCTCCCACCAGCCCTGCACTCTCCCACCAGCCCTGCACTCTCCCTCCAGCCCTGCACTCTCCCTCCAGCCCTGCACTCTCCCACCAGCCCTGCACTCTCCCACACccgggggagtgtggtggtcatGTCCACACACCCGGGGGAGTGAGGTGgtcatgttatcttgaggttacctcttgagatgatttcggggctttagtgtccctgcggcccggtcctcgaccaggcctccacccccaggaagcagcccgtgacagctgactaacacccaggtacctattttactgctaggtaacaggggcatagggtgaaagaaactctgcccattgtttctcgccggggcctgggatcgaacccgggaccacaggatcacaagtccagtgtgccttccgctcggccgaccgcggCTCCCCACCACTCACATGTCCAcacaatattagtatattttttatCATAATATAAAGTTAGTATGAGGAAGCGGTCGTGAATACATATGGACGGTCCCCTTAACTGGTGGAGTATTTTCTGTGTATCTTCTGCGTATATGATACACAGTACAGGTCTGTGTATCTCCTGCATCTCTGAAATAGATTGGCTGTTTATCTGTGCATAGTTAGAGACCAGACGCTTGAGGCTAGTCTCATTAAACTTTCTTGGATAATGCTTGTTTTATGGAGTGTGTCATAAGGGGGTGAGGCCTAATGCCTCCCCTGAGAGGCATTTGGGGTCGGTCCTCGATCGATCGTCACTATGTCAGTGGATGTTAAATGTGGTTCTTCAAGTCCCTAGACTTGTTTGACAACTTGGGAATTAaatgttgcaaactctgtgagcaggaactacggcacgatctcccgcactacatcactgaatgcccagttattagacctttcagaccagttggcatgaggtacctggagctttgcaattactttattcactctcgtattcttgaagatatcctcacagtatacccaaaatttgccagtgcaggctattaaacacatggctctgtatgactaaccatcctgcgagatggggacttgtattaccactgctgccttattcaatcttgtgttgatgatatcctcaaattgcatccgaagtctgccagtgcagaccgcttatcacatgcctcagtatgactaaccatcctgtgtgatggggatttcttagcatcacccagttagcttttttgacacactgtactccacttcatatagtctagggcagctgaactaatgcagatgtacctaatatgttaataaaaaaaaaattatttaatggctgttaacaccctattgactggtgccgacataccaactcactccttttatgataaatggctgagcaacaatgcctacaatctcattaaactcaacattccttttaTTCCTttcaagtgcaatctacctgtctctgatattcctctttatctgtaccccaccattcaagtatcatacacacctgtcaccaagaaagataatgagaatcttgctcttctcaaagctgtcacacttgaaacaattgcctcctccatcgagaatttaagatctcacgagcactgtgtctacaccgacggctcagtccaatcctctactggacggactgcagcggcatgtaggttttatagaaataatatttggacaaagactgtcaggttaaacaactggctgacctccacacaagcagaactagcggcattacaactagctaccagtaaactaaaaaacattggaggaggaatattattttgtgattcaaattcTGCTCTTCAAGTAATCGAAAACTTcttttggaagatcgacagcaagaacctcatactaccaattataaatgacctaatcgctgcacagagtaaaggatctcgaatctcctttgtatggataccttcacacataaatataacccatcataatgagacagacattgcagccaaattagcgtgcaacaaagatgaagttgaattagatctaggtatccctatctctgctgtcaaaactgtattggtccaaacactcaggtctgataggaaagaaattactgactcccaacgacctgaaaacactagtataaaaagctatgatttgttcagatctgaacccTATATATATTAGCAGCACAAAacttccactagactgtgcgacacagtggttgccaggatcaggttgggttaccgttacctgtggcaggtggctacaggtgacggatctcccaatcctgagcactccaggtgcaaactctgtgagcaggaactgcggcatgatctcccacactacatcaccgaatgcccagttattagacctttcagaccagttagcatgaggtacctggagctttgcaatttgctttattcactctcgtgttcttgaagatatcctcacagtgtacccaaaatttgccagtgcaggctactgaacatatggccctgtatgactaaccatcctgcgagatggggacttttattaccactactAACTtactcactcttgtgttgatgatatcctcaaaatgcacccagagtctgtcagtgcagaccgcttatcacatgcctctgtatgactaaccatcctgtgtgatggggatttttttttagcatcacgtagctagctttttgacacactgtactccccttcatatagtccagaGCAGCTGCTAAGATTCATatgtacctaatatattaataacAAAACAAATTGTCACGTTAAGCGTATGTTCAGACGTCAGATTAGTATTGTGGCGCAAGGTTCTGGTGTCAGAAGTGCATACAAAGCTGTTTTGACTTGCAGCCCTATTTTCTAATACATAAAAGACCTCCGCCCCTTGCATTATTGCCACGATTTCATTTGTGAAAAAAATGCTTAATCAGTATACTCGCCACTTgatacgttgttgttgtttaagattcgcaacctggaacaaaagttccaagcagcacgggctatggtgagcccgttcgcCACTTGATAATTCTCAATGATTCAGGCATATAGTCCTCAGAATACAGCGTCTGCGACCCACCAGACAAGACCCGCAGGATGGCGACCAGCAGGTTACAGTGATGGAAATAGTGTGAGGGACGACTGGTtacagtgatggagggagagaagatggtgcagggggggggggggtatgggaatGGTTCATGATGAGGAGAGTGAGAGTTCTGGGggagatggtgagggtgtgtgtgtgggtcctccGTCCCTGTGGGTCCTCCGCCCCTGTGGGTCCTCCGCCCCTGTGGGACCTCTGCTCTTATGGGTCCTCCGCCCCTGTGGGACCTCTGCTCTTATGGGTCCTCCGCCCCTGTGGGTCCTCCGCCGCTGTGGGTCCTCCGCCCCTGTGGGACCTCCGCCCCTGTGCATCCTCAGCCCCTGTGGGACCTCCGCCCCTGTGCGTCCTCCGCCCCTGTGGGACCCTCACTAAACCAATACCAATCAGAGACGTTAAACATTCCATTATGTATCTGCCAGTGTGGAGCAGGGGGGGGTGTGTTCATGTGTCACACCTCAACACAGtgtggagcaggggggggggtgtcattgGTTTTAATTTAAACAAGTATTATTTATAACATTTCCTTCAATAATTACACAGATAATATCTATAAATATGTTATTTTCCAACGTCATAAGGCTTAAATACGACACATGACCATTACTTAGGAAAATAAATTCAATTTGCAGTAAGAGCCATTTCTGTGTTAAGAATTGCCTATTTATTTCTTAAAAACCAAAACCTATACGTCCTGGGCGGCCTTATATCAATAGTTTTGCCTGAGCGTAAAATCTTTTATCTCATAGTAATGTATATTTTCCGTGTGGAAACAAAACTTCACATTTAAACCCAAAAATTACTCTTATATACGACGTCATTTAGTTAAACCATGGTTTACTTTCTTAAGAAAAACTATAATTCAATATTTTCCTGGAGACCGACACTCCGGAATAATTTATGAACAAAAATATAATTAATAACGATAAAGGAAGTGTATCATAtactgcagcagcagcaagcaTCAGTCGGTGAGAAATATTATATATTGCAAATATTGAAATATATCCTTAACAACCAGAGTAACTTTGTCCTCATGAACTAAACTGTATAATACCAAGAAATAAGTTGTTATGCACAACtgtaattgaataataaatatatactaatatactaatatatccaGTAACATAAGGCGCAAATACACTATCTTGAGCTACACATTAGACACCAACATATATAAATCACATCAGTGGTCATCATAAATGGTCATCACTCTTTATGGCGATGATCACAAGTGATCGTCAAAACTTGATGATTATACCTTTGGCCCTCACAAGCTAACATGTGCACAGATTAGCAAATTGGGACGTACCCAAGACGCTTTTCTTGAGCAAATTGTGAGGTTGTGTGCCAAGTTAAATATAGGTCGAGTCTGCAGAGGCTGATGAATCATGCCGACAGCAGCTGTAAGACAGGTGCGCCGACAGCAGCTGTAAGACAGGTGCACTTCACCGAGTCATCAGCTCCGTTGTGTCTTCCAAGACGACTAATGTCTGGGTGATGTAGGCGAGCCAGTGAGGGTTGGCAGTACTCCAAGACACCTTCACTCCGCGATCCTCCAGCAACTTGCAAGCAAAAGGCATCCACTTGCCCGGCTCATCAACGACTTCCTTCcagtggtgcagctggttgttATCGTCGAGGGTGGTGATGAAGGCGAACCTCTCTTTCCGACACCAGGAGGCCTCGAACACCTTCTCCTGCTGCAGACTAAACATGCTACAATACTCAAAACTCATATCAAAGGTGAGCACCGCAGCTTGTCCAGCGGTGCTCACAGCCGCTACTTGAAACATGTTCAGTCCCCGGTCTCGTGGCAACACTTGTAATGAGTTCACGGGAAAAGGCACAGTCATAGTCCTGACGCGAGTGAACTTGTCGCccacggtctccaccacacactgctcCATGGCGTACAGGTAGATCTTGCCCTCCGAGCTTCCCAGCAGCACTTCTTTCTTCCTTTCCACACAACCAATGCTCAGGAAACAAGGTTTCCTTTTCTCCTTCATCCACGGTGGGAACTGCAAGGTATCCTTCACATCAACTTTATTTTCACGGAACGCGAGGTCTATCTTGCCTGCCCCGGCTCCGCCCGCGTATATAATCCGAGGGACCCACTTCTGTAGAGCCCAAGCTGCTACTGGTACACCGCACGTCACCACACGCTGAGGCCTCAGAACCCTCTCCTCCTCGCTGAATAAACTGATTCTGATCTCATGTCCTGCTGAGGTGATGACCAGTTCGTGCAGCTGCTCGTCGCGGTGACCGGTTATCCAGGGCACCAAGTCCCACGCCAGGGATGACATGGGGATGTAACTGGTGGCCACAAGAGTGGGCAGGACGACCGCTGCCTCGTGCTGGACCTGGAGCAGCACCAGGTCGTCACACTGGTGGCTGCTGTCCATGTGGGAGG
The genomic region above belongs to Procambarus clarkii isolate CNS0578487 chromosome 33, FALCON_Pclarkii_2.0, whole genome shotgun sequence and contains:
- the LOC123765232 gene encoding uncharacterized protein, with amino-acid sequence MALKYETRGRFLFMRAKEETFKLLAMSPHQRSALSMLVVASHMDSSHQCDDLVLLQVQHEAAVVLPTLVATSYIPMSSLAWDLVPWITGHRDEQLHELVITSAGHEIRISLFSEEERVLRPQRVVTCGVPVAAWALQKWVPRIIYAGGAGAGKIDLAFRENKVDVKDTLQFPPWMKEKRKPCFLSIGCVERKKEVLLGSSEGKIYLYAMEQCVVETVGDKFTRVRTMTVPFPVNSLQVLPRDRGLNMFQVAAVSTAGQAAVLTFDMSFEYCSMFSLQQEKVFEASWCRKERFAFITTLDDNNQLHHWKEVVDEPGKWMPFACKLLEDRGVKVSWSTANPHWLAYITQTLVVLEDTTELMTR